A genomic window from Micromonospora ferruginea includes:
- a CDS encoding zinc-dependent metalloprotease: MAQFVDWDLAAATAGALSKSGPRVSYTEATDVVGDLRRLTEEAAGHVADYTGLRAQVAHPPVRVVDRRDWAAANIAGLREVVTPLVERLSGDKRPGAFTEAIGSRLTGVQAGTVLAYLSGRVLGQYEVFAGDPGQLLLVAPNIVEVERKLGADPRDFRLWVCLHEVTHRTQFTAVPWMRAYFLGEVQAFVDASQGGEHVLERLRRGVATLSDAVKDPESRASVLDIVQTPAQRAVLDRLTALMTLLEGHAEFVMDGVGPTVIPSVESIRAAFNRRRESGNPLEKAIRRLLGVEVKMRQYAEGRKFVHGVVERVGMAGFNKIFSSPLTLPRLDELGDPDAWVSRVHGPAGATPTAG, translated from the coding sequence ATGGCGCAGTTCGTGGACTGGGATCTGGCCGCCGCCACCGCGGGGGCGCTGAGCAAGTCGGGCCCCCGGGTGTCGTACACCGAGGCGACCGACGTGGTCGGCGACCTGCGCCGGCTGACCGAGGAGGCCGCCGGTCACGTGGCCGACTACACCGGGCTGCGGGCCCAGGTGGCCCACCCACCGGTGCGGGTGGTCGACCGCCGGGACTGGGCGGCGGCCAACATCGCCGGGCTGCGTGAGGTGGTCACCCCGCTGGTCGAGCGGCTCTCCGGGGACAAGCGGCCGGGCGCGTTCACCGAGGCGATCGGCTCCCGGCTGACCGGGGTGCAGGCCGGCACCGTGCTGGCCTACCTGTCCGGCCGGGTGCTCGGCCAGTACGAGGTCTTCGCCGGCGACCCCGGCCAACTGCTGCTGGTGGCCCCGAACATCGTCGAGGTCGAGCGGAAGCTCGGCGCCGACCCGCGCGACTTCCGGCTGTGGGTGTGCCTGCACGAGGTGACCCACCGGACCCAGTTCACCGCCGTGCCGTGGATGCGTGCCTACTTCCTCGGCGAGGTGCAGGCGTTCGTGGACGCCTCGCAGGGCGGCGAGCACGTGCTGGAGCGCCTGCGCCGGGGCGTGGCGACGCTCTCCGACGCGGTCAAGGACCCGGAGAGCCGCGCCAGCGTGCTCGACATCGTGCAGACCCCGGCGCAGCGCGCCGTGCTGGACCGGTTGACCGCGCTGATGACGTTGCTGGAGGGACACGCCGAGTTCGTGATGGACGGCGTCGGCCCGACGGTCATCCCCAGCGTCGAGTCGATCCGGGCGGCGTTCAACCGCCGCCGGGAGTCCGGCAACCCGCTGGAGAAGGCGATCCGGCGGCTGCTCGGCGTCGAGGTCAAGATGCGCCAGTACGCCGAGGGGCGCAAGTTCGTGCACGGCGTGGTGGAGCGGGTCGGCATGGCCGGCTTCAACAAGATCTTCTCGTCCCCGCTCACCCTGCCCCGGCTCGACGAGCTGGGCGACCCGGATGCCTGGGTGTCCCGGGTGCACGGGCCGGCCGGTGCCACCCCGACCGCCGGCTGA